The genomic region TCTCCCTTCATGTAGTGTATTTCTGTACTGGATGCGGGATTATCGAAATCCCGCCAACGATCACGGCCAGATGGGATGCCGAAAGGTTCGGAGTAATTCCGGTTGCCTCGCCCCGACAGGCCAATCTGTTTTTAATCACCGGATATGTATCCACGAAGACACTTAAAGCGATCATTAGAACATACGAGCAAATGCCGGAGCCCAAATACACGGTCGGATTTGGCTCCTGTCCGATCAACGGCGGTATGTATTGGGATTCCTATAATACAATCAAACAACTGGACAAGTATATCCCTATCGATGGCTGGATTGCCGGTTGTATGCCGAGGCCGGAGGCTATTTTCGTGGCGGTTACTCATCTATGGACTTTGATAGATAAAGACATGGCGGACGGTTACAAACGATATCGCGAGAAATATCAATATTATCGAGCAAATCAGGAGAAGATTTTCGGCGAACTCGAATGGCCACCCCTATACCCTCAAGGATTATAGAATGGAAAAACTTAAACAAGAAATGGAAACCGCGTTTGATGGTCTGGATATAGCGATTACATATCCGGATAATATGGGAATAAACGTAGATAGAAACGTGGTCGTTTCTATCTTGACTTACCTAAAAGGCCGGGGATATTGTCATCTTGCGTTAATTTCATGTGTCGATTGGATCGAAGTCAATGAGTTTGAATTGGTTTACATTCTCTCGGCATACATGTCAACCGACGATGAATACACCGAAAAAGAGAAACAGAATATTATTGTTAAAACGAGAATACCGCGAGATAAACCAAATTACATGACGATAATAGAGTTGTTTGAGAACGCCGAGCCTTACGAGCGCGAAATTCACGAGCTTTTCGGGATACATTTCGTGGGGCACCCAAGATTAACGCCCTTATTCTTAGAGTTAAAATATGAAAAACCTCCATTTCGGAAGGATTTCGATACCGAGAAATTCGTTAATGATTTTTTCGGTAACATCCCTTCTGTAGATTAAAAAGGTAAAAGATGAGAGAACTCGAATTATATTTCGGCCCGCAACATTTAGGTATGGTCGGGAATTTTAGCATAACCCTTCAGGTTGAAGGGGATCGAATCGTCAAAGCCGATGCTAATCCAGGCTATCTTCATCGAGGGTTCGAGAAGCTAATGGAACAGAGAACCTGGATACAGAATTTCCCGCTTGTCTGTCGAATAAACGTTGTTGAACCGGATCACATTGAATTGATTTACGCGATGGGAGTGGAAAAACTTGCGGGCATCGAGGTTCCACCTCGTGGTAAATTTATAAGGAGTATCTTTTGCGAGATGGCTCGAGTAGGCTCACATCTCTTTGGTTTGTGGGCTTATGCGAATATGCTCGGATTCGATACTGTTGCACAGTGGGCGATGTATCATCGGGATTTAATATTAGATAGATTCGAGGAGCT from bacterium harbors:
- the nuoB gene encoding NADH-quinone oxidoreductase subunit NuoB; the protein is MDRNQLAKWIKSPTKMGHKFSLHVVYFCTGCGIIEIPPTITARWDAERFGVIPVASPRQANLFLITGYVSTKTLKAIIRTYEQMPEPKYTVGFGSCPINGGMYWDSYNTIKQLDKYIPIDGWIAGCMPRPEAIFVAVTHLWTLIDKDMADGYKRYREKYQYYRANQEKIFGELEWPPLYPQGL
- a CDS encoding NADH-quinone oxidoreductase subunit C, with amino-acid sequence MEKLKQEMETAFDGLDIAITYPDNMGINVDRNVVVSILTYLKGRGYCHLALISCVDWIEVNEFELVYILSAYMSTDDEYTEKEKQNIIVKTRIPRDKPNYMTIIELFENAEPYEREIHELFGIHFVGHPRLTPLFLELKYEKPPFRKDFDTEKFVNDFFGNIPSVD